From Apium graveolens cultivar Ventura chromosome 9, ASM990537v1, whole genome shotgun sequence, the proteins below share one genomic window:
- the LOC141684786 gene encoding protein disulfide-isomerase-like isoform X3, producing the protein MKLLLNTKKKGLIFLLGDLEASQGAFQYFGLSEDQAPVILVQTSDGQKYLKENVEADQIAPWLKKYTKTYTAPPPAGPSALKKDMADIEMHSKSVKVIVSGIEQRFCQQCSRKEVIFVVDISESMRGSHLRNWLLRNLLRK; encoded by the exons ATGAAGTTGTTGTTGAACACAAAGAAAAAGGGACTAATCTTTCTCCTGGGTGATCTTGAGGCCAGTCAAGGCGCTTTTCAG TATTTTGGGCTGAGTGAAGATCAGGCGCCTGTCATCCTCGTACAGACTAGTGACGGTCAGAAATATCTTAAGGAAAATGTTGAAGCTGATCAAATTGCACCTTGGTTGAAGAAATACACG AAAACTTACACAGCCCCTCCACCAGCTGGGCCAAGTGCTTTGAAAAAGGACATGGCTGACATAGAAATGCACTCAAAGTCAGTTAAGGTTATTGTTTCAGGTATTGAGCAAAGATTTTGCCAGCAGTGCAGCAG GAAGGAAGTAATATTTGTTGTTGACATAAGTGAAAGCATGCGGGGAAGCCACTTGAGG AACTGGCTACTAAGAAATCTATTGAGAAAATAA
- the LOC141684786 gene encoding protein disulfide-isomerase-like isoform X2, which yields MKLLLNTKKKGLIFLLGDLEASQGAFQYFGLSEDQAPVILVQTSDGQKYLKENVEADQIAPWLKKYTKTYTAPPPAGPSALKKDMADIEMHSKSVKVIVSGIEQRFCQQCSRKEVIFVVDISESMRGSHLRVQKMLLLQHSQSLIMETHLM from the exons ATGAAGTTGTTGTTGAACACAAAGAAAAAGGGACTAATCTTTCTCCTGGGTGATCTTGAGGCCAGTCAAGGCGCTTTTCAG TATTTTGGGCTGAGTGAAGATCAGGCGCCTGTCATCCTCGTACAGACTAGTGACGGTCAGAAATATCTTAAGGAAAATGTTGAAGCTGATCAAATTGCACCTTGGTTGAAGAAATACACG AAAACTTACACAGCCCCTCCACCAGCTGGGCCAAGTGCTTTGAAAAAGGACATGGCTGACATAGAAATGCACTCAAAGTCAGTTAAGGTTATTGTTTCAGGTATTGAGCAAAGATTTTGCCAGCAGTGCAGCAG GAAGGAAGTAATATTTGTTGTTGACATAAGTGAAAGCATGCGGGGAAGCCACTTGAGGGTACAAAAAATGCTCTTGCTGCAGCACTCTCAAAGCTTGATCATGGAGACTCATTTAATGTAA
- the LOC141684786 gene encoding uncharacterized protein LOC141684786 isoform X1 produces MKLLLNTKKKGLIFLLGDLEASQGAFQYFGLSEDQAPVILVQTSDGQKYLKENVEADQIAPWLKKYTKTYTAPPPAGPSALKKDMADIEMHSKSVKVIVSGIEQRFCQQCSRKEVIFVVDISESMRGSHLRVQKMLLLQHSQSLIMETHLMHYILFQFTVFQRCEFLLNKRKKFVEQNQKF; encoded by the exons ATGAAGTTGTTGTTGAACACAAAGAAAAAGGGACTAATCTTTCTCCTGGGTGATCTTGAGGCCAGTCAAGGCGCTTTTCAG TATTTTGGGCTGAGTGAAGATCAGGCGCCTGTCATCCTCGTACAGACTAGTGACGGTCAGAAATATCTTAAGGAAAATGTTGAAGCTGATCAAATTGCACCTTGGTTGAAGAAATACACG AAAACTTACACAGCCCCTCCACCAGCTGGGCCAAGTGCTTTGAAAAAGGACATGGCTGACATAGAAATGCACTCAAAGTCAGTTAAGGTTATTGTTTCAGGTATTGAGCAAAGATTTTGCCAGCAGTGCAGCAG GAAGGAAGTAATATTTGTTGTTGACATAAGTGAAAGCATGCGGGGAAGCCACTTGAGGGTACAAAAAATGCTCTTGCTGCAGCACTCTCAAAGCTTGATCATGGAGACTCATTTAAT GCATTATATTCTTTTCCAATTTACAGTGTTTCAAAGGTGTGAGTTTTTATTAAACAAAAGGAAGAAATTTGTAGAACAAAATCAGAAATTTTGA